The Candidatus Nezhaarchaeota archaeon DNA window GACTGTGTAGCCATGAACGTGAATGACCTGATATGCGTAGGAGCAGAACCTGTAGCTATGATAGACTACCTTGCAGTTGAGAAAGGCGATGAGGACATGATCGCTGAGATAATGAAGGGGCTAGTTAGAGGTGCTGAGATGGCTGGGATAGCTATAGTAGGTGGTGAGACAGCAGTTATGCCCGACGTTATAAAGGGTGCAGTGGAGGGGAAGGGTTTCGACCTAGCCGGGTTAAGCATAGGAGTAGTCGATGTGGATAAAGTGATTTTAGGGGACAAAATCCAAGTGGGGGATGCGGTTGTTGGAGTTAAGAGCTCAGGTATACATAGTAATGGTCTAACCCTGGCTAGGAAGGTCTTGCTTGAACATGCATCCCTCAACGTTCATAGTTACGTGGATGAGCTGCAGTGCACTGTTGGTGAGGAGCTTTTAAAGCCCACTTGCATATACGTAAAGCCTGTACTTGATATTCTACGAAGGGGGATTGAAGTTCATGGGTTAGCTCACATAACCGGCGGCTCCTTCACAAAGCTCATGAGGATAGCACCGAAGGGGCTTGGCTTTAAGCTCAATAACATGCCCAAGCCTCATACAATATTCAAGCTCATACAGAGACTTGGTAGGATATCGAACTGGGAAATGTACAGGACCTTTAATATGGGCATAGGCTTTTGTGTAGTGGTGCCTGAGCATGAGGTGGAAGAAGTCATTAAGGTCTTTAACTTCCATGGATTCGAAGCCCAGCAGATAGGCATCACCATAAATGAACCTAGAGTAGAAATAGAATTGAAGGACGAGAAATTGGTCTATTCAATCTAAATTAATCCTGTAGCTGAAGCAACTAACATTAAGAATAAGGCTCCTACAACATCACACGTAGCCGTCACTATTGGTATCGTTGTGTTATCTGGGTCCCAGCCATATCTAAACGTCACGAACCCAGCTACGATGCCAACTAAGATGGCTGCGGTTGAAATCGAAACATTAGTCACTAACACAATGACTAAAATTTTCACAGGTTCTATCACCTCTAAACCCAAGAAGTAAGATGCAGTCATGGCTAGGAACGTCAGGTAAAATGATGACAATGCGGCAACAACAATCATGGCAATAGCGTACTTCTCAAGATAGGGGTTCCTCCCAATCCCAGGCCTTACGAGACCTAGATGTAGGTACGTTGCTATCTTAGATCCTATCATACACCCCACGTTCCCGGTCATATCCATCAAGCATGGTACTAAAACTAAGAGAATTGGCAACGTCAATAAAGCTTCAAGCTTAGCATTAAGCACTGTCCCTGCAAAACTGTCTATTACCACAGAAGCCGTTATCGCAACGGTTCCTTGCTTGACAATGTCCTTAACTTTATAGATCGTCATATCACAACCCCATGGCTATGAGTACTAAAGCAGCTAAGAATAGGCACGGTATGCTAACCACATCACCCAACGTCGTTACGATGGGGCCCATTACCACGTCAGGATCTAAACCTTTCTGATAGACCTTTAAGGTCATAACCACGGTTATGAGCGTTATGATTAGGCTCGAAAGTGCCCCAGCTACCAATGACAACAAAAGAAGCGTAAGAAGACCTGCAGAAGTGAAGCCGAAGAGAAGGCACATGAAATGTGCTAAACAGCCTATGAGAGCCGATAACACGAGGCTCAATACCAACGTGCCCACAATGTTTCGTGTGAGCTCTTTTGAGAACTTTAGCCTTGGCTCTATGATGCCCATGTGTAGGGCCGAGCTCAATCTTGAAGCTAACGTGCCGCCAATGGCACCTCGCATTTGAAGGAAGGCTGGTATCATTATCAGCATACCCGGAAGCTCTTCGAGGGCCCCCCTCATGAGGGCAAGCCCTATGCCCGCTAAGATGTTAATTGTTAGGCTTACGAATTGTGTTAATAATCCTTGTCGCACGATGTTCTTAAACACTCTCCCACCGCCATCGCGATAAAGTTTAAATCTTATCTTAAGCCCTGAGATATTACATATATATCCTGTGCTCGCAGGTTTTGATGGTGGGGGATTAGATTCGGATTGGAAGAGCATAAATCGGTTCGAGAAATATTAGTCGAGATAAAGAATGTGACGGAGAAGATAGTGGATTTAGCTTTCTCCTCGTTCATGTTTGAGTTAGATGACGTTGCCCATGAAGTGCTAAGGCTTGAGGAACGCATCGATGACCTCCTTTATTTGCTGTACATTAAGGTTTTAATGGCGTCAGAGACGGCCTATGACGCTGAGAGACTAGCCCCTCTCCTTGTGATAGCCTCGTCAATGGGTAGTATAGCTGATGCAGCTGGAGATTTAGCGAAGATCTACCTTAAAGGGTTCAGGTTACATCCTATAGTTTACGAGTCACTAA harbors:
- the purM gene encoding phosphoribosylformylglycinamidine cyclo-ligase — its product is MSWSYSKAGVDLDRIKRAHKSITELIEVTYELRRGLFGRVLRGAGHYAALIDIGGGKALALHADGVGTKVLIAQLMNKYDTVGIDCVAMNVNDLICVGAEPVAMIDYLAVEKGDEDMIAEIMKGLVRGAEMAGIAIVGGETAVMPDVIKGAVEGKGFDLAGLSIGVVDVDKVILGDKIQVGDAVVGVKSSGIHSNGLTLARKVLLEHASLNVHSYVDELQCTVGEELLKPTCIYVKPVLDILRRGIEVHGLAHITGGSFTKLMRIAPKGLGFKLNNMPKPHTIFKLIQRLGRISNWEMYRTFNMGIGFCVVVPEHEVEEVIKVFNFHGFEAQQIGITINEPRVEIELKDEKLVYSI
- a CDS encoding magnesium transporter, coding for MTIYKVKDIVKQGTVAITASVVIDSFAGTVLNAKLEALLTLPILLVLVPCLMDMTGNVGCMIGSKIATYLHLGLVRPGIGRNPYLEKYAIAMIVVAALSSFYLTFLAMTASYFLGLEVIEPVKILVIVLVTNVSISTAAILVGIVAGFVTFRYGWDPDNTTIPIVTATCDVVGALFLMLVASATGLI
- a CDS encoding magnesium transporter — its product is MFKNIVRQGLLTQFVSLTINILAGIGLALMRGALEELPGMLIMIPAFLQMRGAIGGTLASRLSSALHMGIIEPRLKFSKELTRNIVGTLVLSLVLSALIGCLAHFMCLLFGFTSAGLLTLLLLSLVAGALSSLIITLITVVMTLKVYQKGLDPDVVMGPIVTTLGDVVSIPCLFLAALVLIAMGL
- a CDS encoding TrkA C-terminal domain-containing protein, which codes for MEEHKSVREILVEIKNVTEKIVDLAFSSFMFELDDVAHEVLRLEERIDDLLYLLYIKVLMASETAYDAERLAPLLVIASSMGSIADAAGDLAKIYLKGFRLHPIVYESLKEVEERVVSAKIAKGSKLVGKRIADISEELGAPVTPLIVCRGRRRLITPPEDLVIEPGDVIIVRTSREGAEKLEGV